One window from the genome of Salisaeta longa DSM 21114 encodes:
- a CDS encoding TlpA family protein disulfide reductase: MQASSNLALAFLLALLPGVLTLTQPIQAQPNPVLEGTITGPGGEPMERADVSVYAPGGIYAPRDGGLARVGHQRLSETAPFRVSVDTTGIVHVKLTGVHHRPLSFDTYVAAGDTVELDARLARYPSPDSLTGLFIVGSFNDFRFVPFRSPPGGVAMTRQDDGTYAATVPTPGDSLVYQVNGLTEHRNPINAFPIFFSWSGTSSEAEAVLQRATYRSVQATPSDSTRIVFDPSATTGASDPPVRFAPKAPFDAAAAPVLRFQDSTSVAARFASYHRAYIRELRAYMRFMWRARQDSSLSPDAYDASGFENTLDEALSYDDSPAVVNAMLVLHLFWTPEPTAAVAQRALASLPADTPLWNYVASDLPRPIGWGLVGATMSATGRPDAYRAYAHDVLRTNPSRIVRSDLLYALTRQAKTTGDRDRQHIYYTWLQESHPNALVTEMAQRRINPLADLRPGATVPSFEVPALADASRTFTPKTFDGQYVLLDFWATWCAPCIEEFPTLKTAYDRFADDGFTILSLSVDESRETVTEFLADYDQPWPHAFVPEGLQSDLMARFQVDGVPTLVLVAPDGTIVSTERDALTGEALLDTLERELGEGDVSSER; encoded by the coding sequence GTGCAGGCTTCTTCAAACCTGGCTCTCGCCTTCCTCCTGGCCCTCCTACCGGGAGTGCTAACTCTCACACAACCGATACAGGCCCAGCCGAATCCCGTCCTTGAGGGCACCATTACCGGGCCGGGTGGCGAACCAATGGAACGGGCCGATGTCAGTGTGTACGCACCGGGTGGGATCTATGCGCCGCGTGATGGCGGATTGGCACGGGTTGGTCATCAGCGCCTGTCGGAGACAGCCCCCTTTCGCGTCTCGGTAGACACCACGGGCATCGTGCATGTCAAACTAACGGGTGTTCACCACCGTCCCTTGTCGTTTGACACCTATGTTGCAGCGGGCGATACGGTGGAACTTGATGCGCGTCTGGCACGGTATCCCTCTCCAGACTCGTTGACGGGGCTGTTCATCGTCGGGTCGTTCAACGACTTTCGGTTTGTTCCTTTTCGGTCGCCTCCCGGTGGTGTTGCGATGACGCGACAAGACGATGGGACGTACGCGGCAACCGTTCCAACACCGGGCGACTCACTGGTTTACCAGGTGAACGGCCTGACCGAGCACCGCAATCCGATAAACGCCTTTCCGATCTTCTTTTCGTGGTCTGGCACCTCGTCCGAGGCAGAGGCCGTTCTCCAGCGAGCAACCTACCGCTCGGTGCAAGCCACGCCGAGCGATTCGACGCGCATCGTCTTCGACCCGTCCGCCACGACCGGCGCTTCCGATCCGCCCGTCCGTTTCGCACCAAAGGCGCCTTTTGATGCGGCGGCGGCACCCGTGCTTCGCTTTCAAGACTCGACATCCGTAGCTGCCCGCTTCGCGTCGTACCACAGGGCGTACATTCGGGAATTGAGGGCATACATGCGGTTCATGTGGAGGGCCCGCCAAGATTCCAGCCTCTCCCCGGATGCGTACGATGCATCCGGATTTGAGAATACGCTCGATGAGGCACTGTCGTACGATGACTCGCCTGCGGTGGTCAATGCGATGCTGGTCCTCCATCTGTTTTGGACGCCTGAGCCTACAGCGGCTGTTGCCCAGCGTGCCTTGGCGTCTCTACCGGCAGATACGCCGCTTTGGAACTACGTTGCCTCCGATCTCCCGAGGCCAATTGGGTGGGGATTGGTGGGCGCCACGATGAGCGCCACGGGACGACCGGATGCGTACCGGGCGTACGCGCATGACGTACTGCGGACGAATCCAAGTCGCATTGTGCGCTCCGATCTGCTGTATGCGTTGACGCGTCAAGCAAAAACCACGGGCGATCGCGATCGGCAGCACATCTACTACACGTGGTTGCAGGAGTCGCATCCCAATGCCTTGGTGACAGAGATGGCACAGCGCCGTATCAATCCGCTGGCAGACCTGCGCCCCGGTGCCACGGTTCCATCGTTTGAGGTCCCCGCTCTTGCCGACGCCTCACGCACCTTTACCCCGAAGACCTTCGACGGGCAGTACGTCCTGCTCGACTTCTGGGCGACGTGGTGTGCGCCGTGCATCGAAGAATTTCCGACGCTGAAGACCGCCTACGACCGGTTTGCCGATGACGGCTTTACGATCCTGAGCCTGTCGGTCGACGAAAGCCGCGAGACGGTCACGGAATTTCTTGCAGACTACGACCAGCCGTGGCCGCACGCCTTTGTACCTGAAGGATTGCAGAGTGATCTGATGGCCCGGTTTCAGGTCGATGGCGTCCCTACACTTGTTCTCGTCGCGCCGGACGGCACCATCGTGTCCACCGAACGGGATGCCCTCACCGGTGAGGCGCTGTTGGACACCCTGGAGCGCGAATTGGGCGAGGGCGACGTCTCATCCGAGCGCTGA
- a CDS encoding Uma2 family endonuclease has protein sequence MATATARRLHTLDEYLERDAQATDVRYEYLNGRTYALAGASLDHNQIKDNVRTALHTQTASRGCRSVTSHQRVSLDERYVYPDVVMVCDTPEMTDETPSSLRNPLLLVEVTSESTERRDATEKLEAYLTLDALQEYWLIDPAQALVVRYHRSETDWRVTLVRGLDATLTSDALDVQIPMADVYTLVDAVTEAPDDEARTEGDEDLEAS, from the coding sequence ATGGCCACCGCAACCGCCCGACGCTTGCACACGCTGGACGAGTACCTGGAGCGCGACGCACAGGCGACCGACGTCCGCTACGAGTACCTGAACGGGCGCACCTACGCGCTCGCCGGAGCATCGCTGGACCACAATCAGATCAAAGACAACGTCCGCACCGCGCTCCACACGCAAACCGCATCGCGGGGATGCCGGAGCGTCACGTCTCACCAGCGCGTCTCTCTGGATGAGCGCTATGTCTACCCCGATGTGGTGATGGTGTGCGACACACCGGAGATGACGGACGAAACCCCGTCGTCGCTCCGGAATCCGCTGCTGCTTGTGGAGGTGACGTCCGAGAGCACCGAACGCCGCGATGCCACGGAGAAGCTGGAAGCGTACCTCACGCTCGACGCGTTGCAGGAGTACTGGCTGATCGATCCGGCGCAGGCGCTGGTGGTCCGCTACCACCGCTCAGAGACGGACTGGCGCGTCACCCTGGTTCGTGGCCTCGATGCCACGCTTACGAGCGATGCGCTGGACGTGCAGATTCCGATGGCGGACGTGTACACGCTGGTGGATGCGGTGACGGAGGCACCGGACGACGAAGCACGCACAGAGGGGGACGAGGATCTGGAGGCGTCTTGA
- the scpB gene encoding SMC-Scp complex subunit ScpB translates to MKTNPLQRAAESIIFAAEAPVPPEQIAEIVAEVTGRPPSSVEEVRAAVDDLNASYEADGRALRIEQWAEGYRMATAEDVAPFVNAYYVGEQRTTLSRSLMETIAIVAYRQPVTRPEVDFVRGVNSDYALRRLMELDLVDVQGRSDAVGRPLLYGTTDHFLEEFGLNDLGDLPTIREVREILDDPSFDEERAKLLQLDAEAAVAASASGPASDDAPTDDARPDDDRSTSNGTANA, encoded by the coding sequence ATGAAGACGAACCCGCTGCAACGCGCCGCCGAATCGATTATCTTTGCGGCCGAGGCCCCTGTGCCGCCTGAGCAGATTGCCGAGATCGTGGCCGAGGTCACCGGCCGGCCGCCGTCGTCGGTGGAGGAAGTGCGGGCGGCGGTTGACGACCTGAACGCATCGTATGAAGCCGACGGCCGCGCGCTGCGCATCGAGCAGTGGGCCGAAGGGTATCGCATGGCCACGGCCGAGGACGTCGCCCCGTTCGTGAACGCGTACTACGTGGGCGAGCAGCGCACCACGCTCTCGCGCTCGCTCATGGAAACCATCGCCATCGTCGCCTACCGGCAACCCGTGACGCGCCCCGAGGTGGATTTTGTGCGCGGCGTCAACTCCGATTATGCCTTGCGCCGCCTCATGGAGCTCGACCTCGTCGACGTGCAGGGCCGCAGCGATGCCGTAGGACGCCCGCTCCTCTATGGCACCACCGATCACTTCCTGGAAGAGTTTGGACTGAACGACCTCGGCGACCTGCCAACGATCCGCGAGGTCCGCGAGATTTTGGACGATCCGTCCTTCGACGAGGAGCGCGCCAAGCTCCTGCAGCTCGATGCCGAAGCAGCCGTAGCGGCATCCGCAAGCGGCCCAGCGTCTGATGACGCCCCTACAGACGATGCCCGTCCGGATGATGACCGCTCTACCAGCAATGGCACCGCCAATGCGTAG
- a CDS encoding Hsp20/alpha crystallin family protein, whose product MTSLVRARNRNMNSLQREIDRLFENFFPSTSGPENNDSGSQAVWAPRTDLTETPEAYRIALDLPGMSKDDLKINYKDHTLSVSGERSSQTRAEDEDVVRVERAFGHFYRSFTLPNTVNSDAIEATYENGVLTIHVPKAEESKPKQITIN is encoded by the coding sequence ATGACCAGCCTTGTACGCGCACGCAACCGCAACATGAATTCGCTGCAGCGCGAAATCGATCGCCTGTTTGAGAACTTCTTCCCGTCGACCAGCGGGCCTGAGAACAATGACAGCGGCTCGCAGGCCGTGTGGGCGCCGCGGACGGACCTTACGGAAACGCCGGAGGCGTACCGCATTGCGCTCGACCTGCCCGGTATGTCGAAGGACGACCTGAAAATCAACTATAAAGACCACACGCTTAGTGTGAGCGGCGAGCGGTCGAGCCAAACGCGCGCCGAAGATGAGGATGTGGTGCGCGTGGAGCGGGCCTTTGGCCACTTCTACCGTTCGTTCACGCTGCCGAACACGGTAAACAGCGACGCCATTGAGGCGACCTATGAGAACGGCGTCCTCACGATTCACGTGCCGAAGGCGGAAGAGAGCAAGCCGAAGCAGATTACGATCAACTAA
- a CDS encoding 1,4-dihydroxy-2-naphthoyl-CoA synthase has translation MISELFDASRWTPVDGFAAEDVTYHRAVDHGTVRIAFNRPNVLNAFRPQTVDALYQALNHARQTPDVGCVLLTGNGPSPKHGKWAFSSGGDQRIRGKDGYQYADDDEANDDGADATKLGRLHILEVQRLIRFMPKAVIAVVPGWAVGGGHSLHVVCDLTLASREQAKFKQTDADVASFDAGYGSAYLARQVGQKRAREIFFLGKTYSAEEAVAMGMANAAIPHEDLEREALDWAEEINRKSPTAIRMLKYAFNAADDGMVGQQLFAGEATRLAYMTDEAQEGRDAFLENRPPDWSDVPWHY, from the coding sequence ATGATTTCCGAGCTTTTCGATGCCTCTCGCTGGACCCCCGTCGACGGCTTTGCAGCCGAGGACGTGACCTATCATCGCGCGGTAGACCACGGCACGGTGCGCATCGCGTTTAACCGCCCCAACGTGCTCAATGCGTTTCGTCCGCAAACGGTCGATGCGCTCTACCAAGCGCTCAACCACGCCCGCCAGACGCCCGACGTCGGTTGCGTGCTCCTTACCGGCAACGGCCCCTCGCCCAAGCACGGCAAGTGGGCGTTTTCGTCGGGCGGCGACCAGCGCATTCGCGGAAAAGACGGCTACCAGTATGCCGACGATGACGAGGCCAACGATGACGGGGCCGACGCCACCAAGCTGGGCCGCCTTCACATCCTTGAGGTGCAGCGCCTCATCCGTTTTATGCCCAAGGCGGTGATTGCCGTGGTGCCCGGATGGGCGGTGGGGGGCGGACATAGCCTGCACGTGGTGTGCGACCTGACCCTCGCGAGCCGCGAACAGGCCAAGTTTAAGCAAACCGATGCCGACGTGGCGAGCTTTGACGCGGGCTACGGCTCGGCCTACCTCGCGCGGCAGGTGGGACAAAAGCGGGCCCGGGAAATTTTCTTTCTGGGCAAAACCTACAGCGCCGAAGAAGCGGTAGCCATGGGCATGGCCAACGCCGCCATTCCGCACGAAGACCTGGAACGCGAAGCCCTCGACTGGGCCGAAGAAATCAATCGCAAAAGTCCCACGGCCATCCGCATGCTGAAGTACGCCTTCAATGCCGCCGACGATGGCATGGTGGGGCAGCAGCTGTTCGCCGGCGAGGCCACACGGCTGGCATACATGACCGATGAAGCCCAAGAAGGCCGCGATGCCTTTCTGGAAAACCGCCCCCCCGACTGGTCGGATGTGCCCTGGCACTACTAG
- a CDS encoding cupin domain-containing protein: MPVSAPLGDLTPDEFLSTYWQKRPVVIRDALPDVEPPLSPDEMAGLACEPDVESRLIEGSAEAHNWTLRDGPFTPEDFAALPATHWTLLVQQLDRLLPAVEKLRSRFRFIPDWRIDDVMASYAPRGGSVGPHIDHYDVFLLQMSGERRWHIGAEPVVDETLVPDADLRVLADFTPAATHDLTPGDMLYLPPRVAHHGISRDDDCMTFSIGFRAPSVREALYDFAQFAYDDLDERLFYRDPDLMPTAHPGQVDAEVVQRFRALFSEATSDAERIRRWIGLWATRTQAPEPLDPPCTPADVQKNVGAGRGLQRHHTARIVYTERPNGSVVLTANGTTYALDAADAFMGPFLTDRMHIPAALLAPYMDHDAFVDVLAALVTERVFTFVSPDDALTD; the protein is encoded by the coding sequence ATGCCCGTCTCCGCTCCGCTGGGCGACCTCACGCCCGACGAATTTCTGTCGACCTACTGGCAAAAGCGCCCCGTCGTAATCCGCGATGCGCTGCCTGATGTTGAGCCGCCGCTCTCGCCCGACGAGATGGCCGGGCTGGCGTGCGAACCCGACGTGGAAAGCCGCCTCATCGAGGGCTCGGCCGAGGCGCACAACTGGACCCTTCGCGACGGCCCGTTTACGCCCGAAGACTTCGCCGCGCTGCCCGCGACCCACTGGACCCTACTCGTGCAACAGCTGGACCGGTTGCTGCCCGCGGTGGAAAAGCTGCGCAGCCGCTTTCGCTTCATCCCGGATTGGCGGATTGACGACGTGATGGCCAGTTACGCGCCGCGCGGGGGCAGCGTGGGTCCGCACATTGACCACTACGACGTGTTTTTGCTACAGATGAGCGGCGAGCGGCGCTGGCACATCGGCGCAGAGCCTGTCGTGGACGAGACGCTGGTGCCCGACGCCGACCTCCGCGTGCTGGCCGACTTTACCCCCGCGGCGACGCACGACCTGACGCCCGGCGACATGCTGTACCTGCCGCCGCGCGTGGCGCACCACGGCATTTCGCGCGATGACGACTGCATGACGTTTAGCATTGGCTTTCGGGCGCCGAGCGTGCGCGAGGCCCTCTACGACTTTGCGCAGTTTGCGTACGATGACCTTGACGAGCGTCTCTTCTACCGCGACCCCGACCTGATGCCCACGGCGCACCCCGGGCAGGTTGATGCCGAGGTCGTGCAGCGCTTCCGGGCGCTGTTTAGCGAAGCAACGAGCGACGCCGAGCGCATCCGCCGGTGGATTGGCCTGTGGGCCACGCGCACCCAAGCCCCGGAGCCGCTGGATCCGCCATGCACACCCGCCGACGTGCAAAAGAACGTGGGCGCCGGGCGGGGCCTTCAGCGGCATCACACCGCGCGCATCGTGTACACCGAGCGCCCCAACGGCTCCGTCGTGCTCACGGCCAACGGCACGACGTACGCCCTCGACGCGGCCGACGCGTTTATGGGACCTTTCCTCACCGATCGCATGCACATTCCCGCCGCGCTCCTTGCCCCGTACATGGACCACGACGCCTTTGTGGACGTGCTCGCGGCGCTCGTTACCGAACGCGTGTTCACGTTCGTATCGCCCGACGATGCCCTCACCGATTAG
- a CDS encoding AI-2E family transporter: MPVHNEMASMEHRATSLSLRRIASIIALVLLAAFIAYLAVRLAHVLLIVFCGLLGAVFLGGVARRVQAVTGLQRAWALGSVLLALGGLASGIVLYTGPDLVRQVTQLINQLPAALTRLQALLDQYPWSTAWFGSSGVSALLPAASNVVQSVTNVFSTTLGVLTNVFIISAVSIYGALRPSAYVENTVMLVPPAHRERARTVLHALGRALRWWMAGRFVMMAVVAVFTSTGLWLIGVPSPLALGLIAGAADIVPYIGPIVGAIPGLLVGLLAGPETLLAVALLYGVVQLLESYLLNPVIQERAVSLLPAVLISAQVMLGVLAGPLGVLLATPLAVCIIVLVQMLYVEDVLGDTVHVLGDHKPANR, from the coding sequence TTGCCTGTTCACAATGAGATGGCCTCGATGGAGCACCGCGCTACGTCCCTTTCCCTCCGGCGGATCGCCAGCATCATTGCGCTGGTTTTGCTTGCGGCGTTCATTGCCTACCTGGCGGTTCGGCTGGCGCACGTACTGCTCATCGTGTTCTGCGGACTCTTAGGCGCGGTATTTCTGGGCGGCGTGGCACGCCGTGTGCAAGCTGTCACAGGCCTCCAGCGGGCGTGGGCCCTCGGTAGCGTGCTCCTGGCGCTCGGCGGGTTGGCCTCGGGGATCGTCCTCTACACGGGGCCCGATCTCGTCCGGCAGGTCACGCAGCTCATCAACCAGCTGCCCGCGGCCCTCACACGGTTGCAGGCCCTGCTCGATCAGTATCCGTGGAGCACCGCCTGGTTTGGGTCCAGCGGCGTATCGGCCCTGCTGCCCGCGGCGTCGAACGTGGTGCAGAGCGTCACGAATGTGTTCTCCACCACCCTTGGGGTGCTGACGAACGTGTTCATCATCAGCGCGGTGAGTATTTACGGGGCGCTTCGGCCGTCGGCGTATGTGGAAAACACCGTGATGCTGGTGCCGCCTGCGCACCGCGAGCGCGCACGGACGGTGCTGCATGCCTTGGGCCGTGCGTTACGCTGGTGGATGGCGGGCCGCTTTGTGATGATGGCGGTGGTGGCCGTCTTCACGAGCACGGGCTTGTGGCTTATTGGCGTGCCGTCGCCGCTGGCGCTCGGGCTTATTGCGGGCGCTGCGGACATCGTGCCGTACATTGGGCCGATCGTGGGCGCGATTCCGGGATTACTGGTGGGGCTCCTGGCGGGCCCCGAGACGCTCCTGGCGGTTGCCCTCCTGTATGGGGTTGTGCAACTGCTGGAGAGCTACCTGCTTAACCCGGTCATCCAGGAGCGCGCGGTGTCGCTGTTGCCGGCGGTGCTTATTTCGGCGCAGGTGATGCTGGGCGTGCTGGCTGGTCCGCTGGGCGTGCTGTTGGCCACGCCCCTGGCGGTGTGCATCATCGTGTTGGTGCAAATGCTGTACGTAGAAGACGTGCTGGGCGATACGGTGCACGTGCTGGGCGACCACAAGCCTGCTAATCGGTGA
- a CDS encoding sulfurtransferase: MSAYAHPDVLVATDWVAEHHTETEDIRIVESNEDVLLYDTGHIPNAVHIDWTNDLQQEDVRDFITADQFAALCASKGISNDTTVVFYGDKNNWWACYAFWVFKLYGHEHAVLMDGGRKKWIAEDRPLTKETPSFPEATYEAPAGPDLSIRAFRDEVLSHQDAGGPLVDVRSPEEFRGEKLHIPGYPQEGSLRGGHIPGARNVPWSEAAAADGTFKSREELEELYLQNEGLSPDTETIAYCRIGERSSHTWFVLKYLLGFENVRNYDGSWTEWGNLVGMPIEKGDAAPVER; encoded by the coding sequence ATGAGCGCATACGCCCATCCCGACGTGCTCGTCGCTACCGACTGGGTAGCCGAGCATCACACCGAAACCGAAGACATCCGCATCGTAGAGTCGAACGAAGACGTGCTGCTCTACGACACCGGACACATTCCGAACGCCGTACACATCGATTGGACGAACGACCTGCAGCAGGAGGACGTCCGCGACTTTATCACAGCGGATCAGTTTGCTGCGCTCTGCGCATCGAAGGGGATCAGCAACGACACCACCGTGGTGTTTTACGGCGACAAGAACAACTGGTGGGCCTGCTACGCCTTTTGGGTCTTTAAGCTGTACGGTCACGAACACGCCGTGCTGATGGATGGCGGCCGCAAGAAGTGGATCGCCGAAGACCGCCCCTTGACCAAGGAGACGCCGTCGTTCCCGGAGGCAACGTACGAGGCCCCCGCGGGCCCCGACTTGTCCATTCGGGCGTTCCGCGACGAGGTGCTGTCGCATCAGGACGCCGGCGGCCCGCTCGTGGACGTGCGCTCGCCCGAGGAATTCCGGGGCGAGAAGCTGCATATCCCGGGCTATCCGCAAGAGGGATCGCTGCGCGGGGGCCACATCCCGGGCGCACGCAACGTGCCGTGGTCGGAAGCGGCCGCCGCGGATGGCACCTTCAAGTCGCGTGAGGAGCTGGAGGAGCTGTACCTGCAGAACGAAGGGCTGTCGCCCGACACGGAGACGATTGCGTACTGCCGCATCGGCGAGCGATCGAGCCACACGTGGTTTGTGCTCAAGTACCTGCTGGGGTTTGAGAACGTCCGCAACTACGACGGCTCGTGGACCGAGTGGGGCAACCTTGTGGGCATGCCGATTGAAAAAGGCGACGCCGCGCCGGTCGAACGCTAA